A region of the Paenibacillus sp. J23TS9 genome:
GGTAGTGCTGCATATCCATCTCAAAGGCTCATTGCTGGAATATATCGGGGATTTGGATATGAAAAAGCAATCCGACCAACGCAAGCTGGAAAGAGAAATGCAGGAAGCCATCCAGGCTAAATGTAAATCTTTGATTCATATGATGCAGGAGCAGCAAACCGATCCACTCGGAATCGGACAATATGTCCGTAATGCAGTTCCCCATGACGTATGGCATAAAATGGACTGGAGGCAGATCTATTCTGATGCCGACATTTCAGTCCGAGTCAACGTAAGAATCAAGGATTACGGCAAGTTATTGCATTAAATGATTTAAAAAAGACCAGGGATGCTCAGCATCCCTGGTCTTCTCTGTTTCTTATTTCTGCTTCCATTCAAGGGGTGCATCTTTGCCCGGGATCACCAAAATGTGGTTCAGAATAAATTGCTTCTGCTGTTCGGAAAGGTCTGAGCTTCGGATCAACTCGTTGATCCGGTTTTCCAGTATATGCATCGTACGCAGAAACACATCCATATCTTGAAGCTGTTCATTCATCCGGCTCATCTCCCTTCGATATGCAAATATATTTGATGAAAGAACGTTTTAATTTTTCCAAACATTCGTAATCGGTTCTGCTGTAGAACTTTTGCCAAGATACGGTAAATGGTATAATTCTTCCAGCATGCGGAGCACACTTAAATGCGTAATCTTTTGGTTGAGTTTTGCTTGGCGGACATGTTCCCCCACCATTATGGTTGGAATATGATTTCTGCTCCCATAATCATCTTCATCCCAAGTGAGGATAAACAGGCTGTTATGTGTTTTAGCCCATTCCAGATAAGGAGCAAGATTCTTTTTTAACCAGTCGTCTGCAGCTTGGATCGTGCCGTCGTGCATATCATGGTCCAGATTAGGAATCACAAACGAAACCGTCGGAAGCTTGTTGTAATCCGATGGAAAGCTTGCCATTGTCATATTGGCCGATGTCGGAACATTGGTAAAGTTCACCCACGGACTGTGCTTTCTACCATACTGTTTATGAGTACAAACGGTTGAACCGGTGGAAGGCAAATCCTCTGAAAATCCGCCAAAAGTATATTTGGCTTTAATCAGCTCACTCGCCAAATTGGGTGTCTTCAATATATGACCGCATGAGTCGCTGCGTATTCCCTGGTTCGAACCGGAAAAGAGTACAAGGTAGTTAGGCTGGCTTGGATGATCAGTGGCGTACGACTGCGTGAAATATGCGCCTTGATTGACCAATCCGTTTATATATGGAGCGGAAGGATTACCGATAATTTTTTGCTCGGAATGGTTCTCTTCCACTACAATGACCACATGATCCGGAGAAGCTGCCCCCTGTTTCTTCATTTGGACAGATTGGCTGTCGGACTTGGATGTTATAGCCTCTCGCTGTGAAGAATCTTTTGAAGGCTGCTCGCTCTGTCTTGCGTTTTGTTCATCGTTTGCTCTCCCACCCTGCAGGCTTGTACAAGAACAAAGTAAAAAAAGCAATAATATTACCAGCGGTGGTTTTCGAAACATACCATCACTTCCCTTGCGCGGCCGTTTGTTGATCCTTATTCGTATGCCGTGGCCAGATTTTCGTTTCATATTTCTCATAAAACACGATACAAGCATTTAATGAGCGGGAAACAAAGCCATTTTGTTTCATCACGAGATGTACACCTGAGGCAACCAGAATGCCAATCAGCGCTCCGCCAAGAACATCCGTTGGATAATGCACGCCCGTCCACACTCTAGAGAACGCGATAAGAGCCGCCAATATCAACCAGACGATGCCGTCCTTCTTGCGGTACATGCCAATGGCTGCTGCTATAACAAAAGCGCCCAGCGCGTGGTCACTCGGAAAGGACGCATTAGCCGCGTGGTCAATCAGCTGCAGAACTGTATGCGTCACGAAAGGACGATCCCGGTAAAAAAGATGTCCGATTATCCAGCTGATTGCCAGACCAGCGCATGCTGCTATAACAGATTCCGCTACCATTCTGCGGTTTTTCTCATTTCTTATAAACCAATAAACCAATAAACCAATGAAAAACAGGTAAAAAGCATCTTTGGCCAAAAATTGCATGACCGGATTTAAAAAAGAAACCGATTTCCCCCATTCATTGATGGTATGAAACAACTGATAGTCTATCTGACCGATACTCATATTCATTCTCCTTCTGTAGGTTCTCATCTGCCTTGAAACCGGCTGCTCTCACCTTACAGCAGAAAAATGAAAAAATAATGAGAATTTCTTTTAACTTTTTTCACTTTAGTCTTTTACCATGGCCGGAAACGTCAACGTCACCCGGGTACCTTCATCCTCTACACTCGTCATGTTGATCTCCCCTTGATAATGCTGCACCAGGTTTCTGGCGATCGACAAACCCAAGCCTGTCCCCCCGATTTCCCGGTTACGGGCTTTGTCAACCCGATAGAAACGGTCAAACACATACTGGAGCTCTTCCGATGGTATGCCGATTCCATGATCCTGAACCGATATGGTCATCTTGCCATTGTTCATGCGGGAGTCGATGTGTACATGTTTGTCATTGTCTGAATATTTGACGGCATTTTCAATCAGAATGAGCATGATTTGCTCCAAATGCAGCGGATTTATTTTCACCCAAAAGTCCCGCTGGTTCAATGTCATGACAAAATGAAATTCGGGGTGAAGGGTCTCCATCCGCTTTACGGATTGAACCAGAAACGGCTCGATCTGAATATAATCCAAATGATCCGGTAATGATTGGGTTTCGGTTCTCGTTAGAGTTAGCAGCTCCTGCACAAGGCTTTTCAAACGGCGGACTTCATGCAAGGAAGCAGTAAGCGATTCATCAAGCACGACAGGATCTTCTTTTCCCCAGCGGTTCAATAAATTCAAATGGCCTTCCAGGATCGTAAGCGGAGTGCGAAGTTCATGTGAGGCATCATCCACGAATTGCTTTTGCTGGCGGAACGACATTTCCAGCTGATCCATCAGCTCATTAAACAAACGGGCAAGCTCGGAAAACTCATCACCGTTTTCGATATTGACGACGCGTTCCTGCAGTCCATTTTCTTTTACATTCTGGATTGTTCCTGCAAGTGCCTTGACCGGACGTAAAAACTGCTTGGCAATAGCCCATCCGCTAATCACACTAACACATACGGCCAGAATCCCCCCAATGACCATGACCCACAATAACGTATCGTTAAAATGGTCAAAGGTCTCCAAATTACTCGCAATTTCTAGGGTACCCTGTTCAGACGCA
Encoded here:
- a CDS encoding alkaline phosphatase family protein gives rise to the protein MFRKPPLVILLLFLLCSCTSLQGGRANDEQNARQSEQPSKDSSQREAITSKSDSQSVQMKKQGAASPDHVVIVVEENHSEQKIIGNPSAPYINGLVNQGAYFTQSYATDHPSQPNYLVLFSGSNQGIRSDSCGHILKTPNLASELIKAKYTFGGFSEDLPSTGSTVCTHKQYGRKHSPWVNFTNVPTSANMTMASFPSDYNKLPTVSFVIPNLDHDMHDGTIQAADDWLKKNLAPYLEWAKTHNSLFILTWDEDDYGSRNHIPTIMVGEHVRQAKLNQKITHLSVLRMLEELYHLPYLGKSSTAEPITNVWKN
- a CDS encoding undecaprenyl-diphosphatase, giving the protein MSIGQIDYQLFHTINEWGKSVSFLNPVMQFLAKDAFYLFFIGLLVYWFIRNEKNRRMVAESVIAACAGLAISWIIGHLFYRDRPFVTHTVLQLIDHAANASFPSDHALGAFVIAAAIGMYRKKDGIVWLILAALIAFSRVWTGVHYPTDVLGGALIGILVASGVHLVMKQNGFVSRSLNACIVFYEKYETKIWPRHTNKDQQTAAQGK
- a CDS encoding HAMP domain-containing histidine kinase; protein product: MMKKIIRMLKRLPVIWKLMIGAALLIFLVFATYNFAQYLVLKHWMLKQEQDAVHTMMSQVQEYVQDKTNSAESFQLPETKSYMRNMLGKNQMIRIIDLDGTELLSVTNHFKPEWIKPEQVMEKQLQTVRHEEDHILVYRSPFSTASEQGTLEIASNLETFDHFNDTLLWVMVIGGILAVCVSVISGWAIAKQFLRPVKALAGTIQNVKENGLQERVVNIENGDEFSELARLFNELMDQLEMSFRQQKQFVDDASHELRTPLTILEGHLNLLNRWGKEDPVVLDESLTASLHEVRRLKSLVQELLTLTRTETQSLPDHLDYIQIEPFLVQSVKRMETLHPEFHFVMTLNQRDFWVKINPLHLEQIMLILIENAVKYSDNDKHVHIDSRMNNGKMTISVQDHGIGIPSEELQYVFDRFYRVDKARNREIGGTGLGLSIARNLVQHYQGEINMTSVEDEGTRVTLTFPAMVKD